The sequence below is a genomic window from Fusobacterium varium.
CCTGCAACAACTCTTGTTGTACAGATTGATCCTGGTCCGATTCCAACTTTAACTGCGTCTACTCCAGCTTCAATAAGGTCAAGAGCTGCTTCAGCAGTTACAATGTTTCCTCCAATTAGATTTAAATTAGGGAAAGCTGCTCTAATTTCTTTTATTTTTCTGATAACTCCAGCTGAATGTCCATGTGCAGAGTCAACAGTAATAATATCTACTCCTGCTCTTACAAGTGCTTCAACTCTTTCTAAAGTATCATTTCCAATTCCTACTGCTGCTCCTACTCTTAAAGTTCCATGAGCATCTTTACAAGCATTTGGATACTCTGTTAAGTTATCAATATCTTTGATTGTTATAAGTCCTTTTAAATATCCTTGTTCATCTACGATAGGTAGTTTTTCTATTCTATGAGAAAGTAAAACTTCTTTAGCATCTTCTAATGTTGTTCCTACTGGAGCTGTGATAAGATCTTCTTTTGTCATGATCTCTCCAACTAATTGCTCCATATCTTTATGATATTTTATATCTCTATTAGTTACTATTCCAATAAGTTTTCCATCATCTTCAATAACTGGAAGTCCAGATATTTTATATCTTCTCATTAGATCTTCAGCAAATCCTACTGTACAATCTGCTTTTAAAGTAACAGGGTTTCTAATCATTCCACTTTCGATTCTTTTTACTCTATCTACTTCAGCAGCTTGATCAGCTATACTCATATTTTTATGAATAAATCCAATTCCACCTTGTCTAGCTAAAGCAATAGCTAAGTCTGATTCAGTTACAGTGTCCATAGCAGCACTTAAAATAGGTACATTTAATGTAATATCTTTAGTTAATCTAGCTTTTAAACTAACCTCATGTGGTAATACCTCTGATTTAGCAGGTATAAGTAATACGTCATCAAATGTGATTGCTTCTTTTACTATCTTTCCGTTCATCATCTTTCTCCTTTTTTCATAAAAATTTATTTATATTTAAAATGTAAAATTAAACCCTCAAAGAATATATTTTGAATATTATATCACAAATTTTAAAAATTTGTTACAAAAAAAAGATTTTTTATAAAAAATTATTTGTTATATACATCAATTTTTTGATATGGAATCTCAATACTATTTTTATCAAATTCCTCTTTAACTATTTCGTTAAAATCAAACATTGTTGTCCAATAATCTTTACTTTCAACCCATACTCTAAATACAAAATCTAGAGAACTTGCATTTTGCTTAGACATTCTAATAGTTTTACCCTTTTCTTTAATTACTGCTGGATGTTCGTCAGCTATTCTATTTAAGATCTCTTTTACCTTTTCAGCTGGTGTATCATATGAAACTGAGAATACCATATCCAATCTTCTTGTTGAGTTCTTAGAATAGTTTATAATAGCACCATTTGCTAATTGTCCATTAGGAATAATAATTACTTTATTATCTGTTGTAATTAAAGTAGTGTATAAGATATGAATTTGATCTACTGTTCCATTTAATGAACCTGTTGAAATATAATCCCCTTTTGAAAATTGTTTAAAGAATAGAATTAACACTCCACCAGCTAAGTTTGTTAAACTTCCTTGTAGTGCTAAACCTACTGCTAATCCTGCAGTACCTAGTATTGTTACTAATGAAGTTGCTTTAACTCCAATTACACTTATAACTACAAAGAATAAAGTAACATAAAATATTGTTTTTAAAAGTGATACTGTAAAACTTTGTAATAAAGGATCCACTTTTCTCTTTTCTAATGTTTTTGCATAAGTTGTCAAAATCATCGATAAGATTTTTGGCCAAAAAATAAGTAGAATTATTAAAATAACACCTCTGAATACTATCTTAGGTAAAATTCCCAATATGTCTGCCAAAAAGTTTTCTAGTAATAAATGCATTTGCCCATCTCCTTTAATTATTTTTTATATTTTTTTATTATATTATTTTTTTTGTCTTTTCACAAGTATATACTACCATAAATATTTAATTTTTTCTCAATTTAAGTTATAATATATTTGAGAGGTGAAATTTTATGAAACATACAAAAGGAATTTTCCAAATAATTCATGGAATGAGTGAACATAAAAATAGATATAAGCATCTTTTTAAATATTTTTCTGAGAGAGGATATCTAGTTGCTCTTAAAGAGCATCTACACCACGGATATAATAACATTGATCAAGAAAAAATTGGAATCTTTGAAAATGATTTTAATCAATTAATTGAAGATCAAGTTAATTATACAAAGGAGCTAAAAAAATTATATCCTAATACTCCTATATATATTTTTGGACATAGTATGGGATCTTTTATTGCTCAAGAACATATGAAACATTGTTTTAATATTGTAGATGGATATATTTTTTGTGGTTCTTGCTACAAGACACCTTTCCTTTGGAAATTAGCTGAATATCTAAGCTTTTTTATGAATAAAATCTATAAAAATAGAAGAGCTCACCTTATCAAAAAATTGGTATTTTTAAACTCTAATAGTAAAATTAAATCAGAATATTATTATAATGAAAACTCTTGGTTATCTAGGGATATAGAGGAAGTTAAAACTTATTGTAACGATGATCTTTGTGATTTTACATATAGTAGCAGTTTTTATTCAGATTTTTTCTATTTTTTAAATAGATTATATCTACCTACATCTTTTGAAAAAATTAATAGAGATCTACCTATCTACATAATTTCTGGAGAGATGGATCCTGTTGGAAGATATGGAAAAGGTGTTATACAGCTTAAAGAATTCTATGAAAGATTAAATTTTAAAAATGTTCAATATAAACTTTATCCTAATGCTAGACATGAATTACATAATGAAATAAATAGAGATGAAGTTTTTTTTAATATAGAAAAATGGTTAAATAACTAAAAATTTAAGGAGATGATCTAATGTATACTTGTGATGCTTGCACAAAACATGTTTGTAGAACTGGAGATTTAACTGACGCTCCACTAAATTGTCCTTGTAGAGAATTAGAAAAAATCGAGGATATAAAAAAATTCTACTTAGAAAAAGAAAATATGATGTTAGCTCATGAATCAGCTTTAGTTGAGGCTGAAGGGTATTGTCAACAAACAAGAGTTGAGGAGATAATCAATTTTGCTAAAAAATGTGGTTACAAAAAGTTAGGAGTTGCTTTCTGTGTAGGACTTGCTAAAGAGGCTAAAGTTTTTGCATCTATACTTAGACATCATGGTTTTGAAGTAGAATCAGTTATTTGTAAAAGTGGTTCTATTCCAAAAAGTTTTATAGGTATTTCAAATGATGAACAAGTAAGACCTTGTACTTATGAACCTATGTGTAACCCTATTGGTCAAGCTAAATTTTTAAGTGCTGCTAAAACTGAATTAAATATTCTTTTAGGACTTTGTGTGGGACATGACTCACTATTTATAAAACATTCAGATGCACCAGTTACTGTTTTTGCAGTAAAAGATAGAGTACTTGGACACAATCCTCTAGCTGCTATATATCTTGCTGAAGGATATTACAAAAAGAAACTTTTTAAATAAAACAGGAGTAATAAAAATGATTAAAAAAAATTCCTTATGGATAAATAATAAAAATGGACGTGAATATCAAGTTGTTAGTGAAGCTATTGATTGTACTAATGAACGTGATGGTTTAATTGTAGTAGTTTACACTTGTAAAGAAGCTGAAGGAAAACTTTTTGTAAGAGAAAAAGGGGAGTTTTTACTTAAATTCTCTCCAAAAGAGTAGAAAAAATGGACAGTTAATCAACTGTCCATTTTATTTTTAAGCTGTTGCAAAAACATAAGTATTATATATATTAATAAAGATAATTACTCCCATTAGAGCTAGGAAAAGTTTATCAACTTTCTCTTCTGAAATCTTTTTATTAACGATTCCTCCAGCCATTCCTCCTAAAACTCCACCTAGTACCATAGTTATTAAGAATACTAAGCTAACTTCTGGAATAGTTTGTTTTACAATACTTTGAACTAAACTTGCTATTTGAGAGAAAAGGATAATATAGATTGAGTTTATTGCTGCTTCCTTTGTTCCCATTGAGAAGAAATAGATTAAGATTACTAAGTTGATAGGTCCTCCACCTATTCCTAAGAATGAAGAACAGATACCTAAAATTATTCCTATCACTAGGCATAGAAGTTTATTCTCATATCTTTTAGTTTCTATTTGGCTTTTCTTTAAAGTATAGATAAAAGTTCCTATTGTCATTAATACTAATACTATTGATTGAATCATTCCAAGTACATTTTCATTAGCAAATGCCACTTTAATATGTTGAAATAACATTTTACCCATTATTCCACCAAAAACACTTCCTAAAGCTAACCAAGTTGTAAGCTTAGTATTAATCTTAGCCGAACCACCTTTTAAAGCTTTAAATACAGAGATTATAGACATTGAAAGAACTGTACAACCTGATAAAAAACTAACTGCTGATACGCTCATTACGCCAACAGCGTCAAGTACAGGTTTAATTATTACTCCTCCACCTATCCCGCATATTGCTCCAACTAACGATGAAAAAAAACTAACCACAAAAAAAATAACTGGCATAAAATTTCCCTCCAAAATATATTATAATTATTATATTATATTGCCTTTCTTATAAAAAATCAACCTAGTATTAAAAATTTAATATAGTTTTATTCAATTTCTCCCTCAATATAGTGGAAATTTTCTTATATTAAAATTTAAATTTTTATGTTAAAATATAAGCTAGAAAAAATTTTTTAAAGGGGTGAAATATGGCAAAATTTGATGAAATATACAAAGATATTGTTAAAACTATTGATGAGAAAGGAATTTGGAGTGAAGGACAAGTAAGAACAAAATATGCCGATGGCACTCCTGCTCATTACAAAAGTTATATAGGTTATCAATTTAGACTTGATAACTCTACTGATGAGGCACATCTTATAACTACAAGATTTGCTCCTAGTAAAGCACCTATTAGAGAGCTTTATTGGATATGGATTATGCAATCTAATGATGTAAATGAACTTAATAAATTAAAATGTAAGTTCTGGGATGAATGGAAGATGGAAGATGGAACTATTGGAAAAGCTTATGGTTATCAAATTGCCAAAGAAACATTTGGATATAAAAGTCAATTAGATTATGTTATTAATGAATTGAAAAAAAATCCTAATAGCCGTAGAATTATGACAGAAATTTGGATTCCTGAAGAATTAGACAAAATGGCTCTTACTCCATGTGTTCATCTTACTCAATGGAGTGTAATTGGAGATAAACTTTACCTTGAAGTTAGACAAAGAAGTTGTGATGTGGCTTTAGGACTTGTGGCAAATGTGTTCCAATACTCAATTCTACATAAATTAGTAGCTATGGAGTGTGGATTAAAACCTGCTGAAATTATTTGGAATATTCACAATGTCCATATCTATGATAGACATATGCCAAACCTATTGGAACAAGTAAAAAGACCATCTCTTGATGGAGCTACTGTTAAAATAGAAAACTTTAAATCAATTTATGATTTTAAACCTGATGATGTAGTAATTGAAAACTATAATTATGGAGAAAAAATTTCTTATGAGGTGGCAATCTAATGAGTAAACCTAAATTAAAAATGATAGTTTGTGTTGGAGAAAATAATCTAATAGGAGATAAAGTTCCTACTGGTAATGGACTTTTGTGGCACTCTATGGAGGAGTTACAATATTACAA
It includes:
- the guaB gene encoding IMP dehydrogenase — encoded protein: MMNGKIVKEAITFDDVLLIPAKSEVLPHEVSLKARLTKDITLNVPILSAAMDTVTESDLAIALARQGGIGFIHKNMSIADQAAEVDRVKRIESGMIRNPVTLKADCTVGFAEDLMRRYKISGLPVIEDDGKLIGIVTNRDIKYHKDMEQLVGEIMTKEDLITAPVGTTLEDAKEVLLSHRIEKLPIVDEQGYLKGLITIKDIDNLTEYPNACKDAHGTLRVGAAVGIGNDTLERVEALVRAGVDIITVDSAHGHSAGVIRKIKEIRAAFPNLNLIGGNIVTAEAALDLIEAGVDAVKVGIGPGSICTTRVVAGVGVPQLTAVNDVYQVCKERGIGVIADGGIKLSGDIVKALAAGADCVMLGGILAGTKEAPGEEIILEGRKYKIYVGMGSIAAMKRGSKDRYFQNDAQKLVPEGIEGRIAYKGSLKDVIFQLCGGIRAGMGYCGTPTIEDLKVNGRFIKITGAGLKESHPHDITITKEAPNYSK
- a CDS encoding mechanosensitive ion channel, which produces MHLLLENFLADILGILPKIVFRGVILIILLIFWPKILSMILTTYAKTLEKRKVDPLLQSFTVSLLKTIFYVTLFFVVISVIGVKATSLVTILGTAGLAVGLALQGSLTNLAGGVLILFFKQFSKGDYISTGSLNGTVDQIHILYTTLITTDNKVIIIPNGQLANGAIINYSKNSTRRLDMVFSVSYDTPAEKVKEILNRIADEHPAVIKEKGKTIRMSKQNASSLDFVFRVWVESKDYWTTMFDFNEIVKEEFDKNSIEIPYQKIDVYNK
- a CDS encoding alpha/beta fold hydrolase, giving the protein MKHTKGIFQIIHGMSEHKNRYKHLFKYFSERGYLVALKEHLHHGYNNIDQEKIGIFENDFNQLIEDQVNYTKELKKLYPNTPIYIFGHSMGSFIAQEHMKHCFNIVDGYIFCGSCYKTPFLWKLAEYLSFFMNKIYKNRRAHLIKKLVFLNSNSKIKSEYYYNENSWLSRDIEEVKTYCNDDLCDFTYSSSFYSDFFYFLNRLYLPTSFEKINRDLPIYIISGEMDPVGRYGKGVIQLKEFYERLNFKNVQYKLYPNARHELHNEINRDEVFFNIEKWLNN
- a CDS encoding DUF1847 domain-containing protein, which gives rise to MYTCDACTKHVCRTGDLTDAPLNCPCRELEKIEDIKKFYLEKENMMLAHESALVEAEGYCQQTRVEEIINFAKKCGYKKLGVAFCVGLAKEAKVFASILRHHGFEVESVICKSGSIPKSFIGISNDEQVRPCTYEPMCNPIGQAKFLSAAKTELNILLGLCVGHDSLFIKHSDAPVTVFAVKDRVLGHNPLAAIYLAEGYYKKKLFK
- a CDS encoding sulfite exporter TauE/SafE family protein; amino-acid sequence: MPVIFFVVSFFSSLVGAICGIGGGVIIKPVLDAVGVMSVSAVSFLSGCTVLSMSIISVFKALKGGSAKINTKLTTWLALGSVFGGIMGKMLFQHIKVAFANENVLGMIQSIVLVLMTIGTFIYTLKKSQIETKRYENKLLCLVIGIILGICSSFLGIGGGPINLVILIYFFSMGTKEAAINSIYIILFSQIASLVQSIVKQTIPEVSLVFLITMVLGGVLGGMAGGIVNKKISEEKVDKLFLALMGVIIFINIYNTYVFATA
- the thyA gene encoding thymidylate synthase → MAKFDEIYKDIVKTIDEKGIWSEGQVRTKYADGTPAHYKSYIGYQFRLDNSTDEAHLITTRFAPSKAPIRELYWIWIMQSNDVNELNKLKCKFWDEWKMEDGTIGKAYGYQIAKETFGYKSQLDYVINELKKNPNSRRIMTEIWIPEELDKMALTPCVHLTQWSVIGDKLYLEVRQRSCDVALGLVANVFQYSILHKLVAMECGLKPAEIIWNIHNVHIYDRHMPNLLEQVKRPSLDGATVKIENFKSIYDFKPDDVVIENYNYGEKISYEVAI